The sequence GCGCCGAGCACGGCAATCCGCACGCCGGGCGCGGCGCGCTACATCCCCGAAGGCTATCCGACCGAGGACGTCGCGTATCTCGCCGAAACGGCGCTCGCACTGTGCAGCCTGCCGGCGCGCGAACGCACGGGCCTCGTTACGCACAGCCTGCATTTCCCGCTCGCGCAGCAACTCGCGGTGCGTTCGCTCGACGGCCGCACGCCGCTGCCGCCGCCCGTGATTCCCGCGTATGCGCATCCCCACATCGACCCGACAGGACTCTGACATGACGAAATCGATTCGCTTCGACGGCGGCACCGCCGTGATCACCGGCGCGGCCAGCGGCATCGGCAGCGGGCTCGCGCGCCGTGCGGCCGCGCTCGGCATGCGCGTCGTGCTGGCCGATCTCGATCCGGTGAAGCTCGACGCATTCGCCGCGACGCTCGACACCGACGTGCTGTGCGTGCCGACCGACGTCAGCCGGCCGGAAGCCGTCGACGCGCTGGCGGAAGCCGCGTGGCAGCGCTTCGGCGGCGTCGACCTGCTGTTCAACAACGCGGGGGTGATGGCGACCGGCTTCAGTTGGGAAATCACGCCGGAACGTTTCGAGCGCAGCTTCGCGATCAACGTGCACGGCGTGCTGAACGGGATCCGCAGCTTCGTGCCGCGGATGCTTGAACGCAACGTGCCGGCACGGGTCGTGAATACCGCATCGGTGGGCGGATTCCTGCCGAGCCCGCTGATGTCGCCTTATTCGGCGACGAAATTCGCGGTGGTCGCGCTGACCGAATCGCTGTACGGCGAACTGAAGATGCTCGGCGCGCCCGTCGGCGTGTCGCTGCTCGCGCCGGGGCCCGTGCAGTCGGGCATCTTCAACGATCCGTTCGGCGCCGCACACGACCGGCCCGAAGTGCGCGGCTTCGTCGACACGATGCGCTCGATGCTGAACGCACACGGGCTCACGCCCGACGCGTTCGCCGAGCGTGTGTTCGACGGTATTCGCGAAGGGCGCTACTGGCTGATTCCGCAACCGGAGACGATCGACGGCGCGCTGCAGCGGCGCACCGACGACATCCTCGCCGC comes from Burkholderia pyrrocinia and encodes:
- a CDS encoding SDR family NAD(P)-dependent oxidoreductase, whose translation is MTKSIRFDGGTAVITGAASGIGSGLARRAAALGMRVVLADLDPVKLDAFAATLDTDVLCVPTDVSRPEAVDALAEAAWQRFGGVDLLFNNAGVMATGFSWEITPERFERSFAINVHGVLNGIRSFVPRMLERNVPARVVNTASVGGFLPSPLMSPYSATKFAVVALTESLYGELKMLGAPVGVSLLAPGPVQSGIFNDPFGAAHDRPEVRGFVDTMRSMLNAHGLTPDAFAERVFDGIREGRYWLIPQPETIDGALQRRTDDILAARDPSLPSF